The nucleotide sequence GCTATCATCGTCGTTCGATTGCTGAAACTACCATGTTCCGCTTTAAGACTATTTTTGGGGGCAATCTCAGTGCACGTCAATTTGACAATCAAGCCGTGGAATTGTTCATCAAATGTGTTGCGCTCAACCGCATGATTCAGATCGCTAAACCCGATAGCTACAAAGTCGAAGCTTAATACCCGGACGACCTCAAGGTGAGCCTGATCATCCTTCTAATCATGCAACAAAGCCGTTAGCAAACCTCAACCCTGTAAAAGGACCTGAACAAGCTGGGAAACGCCCCTGTCTGATTATCTCAGTAGATTTATTTAATCAAGGCGCATCAGGGCTAGTCGTCATCTTACCAATTACCTCGAAAGACAAAGGCATCCCCTTTCATGTTGAACTCAATCCACCAGAGGGAGGCTTGAAAGTACGTAGTTTTATCAAGTATGAAGATATTCGCTCCATCTCCGTAGAGCGACTTGAGAAATGTTGGGGTGCTGTCTTACCGGAAACACTCGCAGCAGTAGAAGATAGGTTGAAAATTCTGATGGGACTGTGAAAAGCAAGTTTTTGGCATCCTACAAAACTATATCTCTAAGTTATCCCAAAGATTCGTTGAAACCTTGCGGTGCAGTCAACTGAGCATACAGGAGCCAAATGGCCATCGCCCGTAGATAGTGGCTTGCCCGAAACGTGCCGTTGACGGTAATCGCTTCTGGCGTCCGGAACTGAAGGCCGTTTTCATAAATCTGCCTCACAACGGCTTCCGTCAATCGGAGGGCATCCCCGCGCCGATCCATCTGCACCAGAAATGCGGCAATGCCAAAGTTAATACCTGTCCACACCTCTAGGGGGTGGGTGTCGTTAGCATTCACCGGAGATCCATCGGGACGGAGACCGTTTGCTGCACCATATTTGCCATCGTGAAACTTGAGGAAGCAGGCATCATACACCGCAGATAAGGCCGATCGCGCACAGTCTAGCGGCACTACATCCGGCAAACCGAGAAGCCGCGCATAGAACTGACCGCAAAGCTGATCCGCCATCACCACATCTGAACCGCTGCCCGTATCCAAACGGTAATACTGCCCATTCCAGAGACTATCGTGATAGAGCGATCGCGCCTGTTGCAGCCACTCCTTCCATCGAGAGACGGCCTCTGTCGGATCAGGCGATACAGGCGAGGATTGGAGAATTTGGGCAATGGCGATCGCCCCTTCGAGGGCGGCAATCCATAGTCCCCCACAGTAGGCACTAATACCCTGCAATCGCCAGTCATCAAAGGTTTGATCGGGTGCGCCAGAGTTTTCGGGAATGCCATCGTTGT is from Synechococcales cyanobacterium T60_A2020_003 and encodes:
- a CDS encoding IS5/IS1182 family transposase; amino-acid sequence: YHRRSIAETTMFRFKTIFGGNLSARQFDNQAVELFIKCVALNRMIQIAKPDSYKVEA
- a CDS encoding type II toxin-antitoxin system PemK/MazF family toxin encodes the protein MPGRPQGEPDHPSNHATKPLANLNPVKGPEQAGKRPCLIISVDLFNQGASGLVVILPITSKDKGIPFHVELNPPEGGLKVRSFIKYEDIRSISVERLEKCWGAVLPETLAAVEDRLKILMGL